A window of the Candidatus Nitrosotalea okcheonensis genome harbors these coding sequences:
- a CDS encoding adenine phosphoribosyltransferase, producing MNLKSRIDEIPDFPKKGILFRDISPLLRDPSALSLVIDEFTKIIHPNDVDVFAGIESRGFPLACALALKYNKGMIMIRKQGKLPGVTHKTTYNIEYGSATMEIQTNAIKKGQKVYICDDLLATGGTAKAAANLVEKIGGNVAGFAFIIELTDLKGSKSIKGYKYNSLVKY from the coding sequence GTGAACCTAAAGAGCAGGATAGATGAGATACCAGACTTTCCAAAAAAAGGAATTTTATTCAGAGATATCAGCCCGCTCTTAAGAGATCCATCAGCTTTATCACTTGTAATAGATGAGTTTACAAAAATAATACATCCAAACGATGTAGATGTTTTTGCAGGAATAGAATCAAGGGGATTTCCCCTGGCGTGTGCATTGGCTCTCAAATACAATAAAGGGATGATAATGATTAGGAAACAAGGAAAATTGCCAGGTGTTACTCATAAAACAACATACAACATAGAATATGGAAGTGCAACAATGGAGATTCAAACTAATGCAATAAAGAAAGGTCAAAAAGTGTACATTTGCGACGATCTGCTTGCAACTGGAGGTACTGCAAAAGCAGCTGCAAATCTAGTTGAAAAAATTGGTGGTAATGTAGCAGGTTTTGCTTTCATAATAGAATTAACTGATCTGAAAGGATCAAAATCAATCAAGGGTTACAAATACAACTCGTTGGTGAAATATTGA
- a CDS encoding S-methyl-5'-thioadenosine phosphorylase — translation MLIEQAEIGIFGGTGIYDSGLLTESKEITIDTPFGKTSDSITVGIYKGRKVAFMPRHGKKHTIPPHLINFRANIWAFKEMGIKRIIAPSAVGSLREELKPGDVVLPSQFIDFTKSRKYTLYEDTKVIHISVADPFCPELQSVVYNITKKMNLHVHKDATYICIEGPRFSTRAESKFYKNVIGADIIGMTLVPECQLAREAQMCYVSISTVTDYDVWADKPVTAREVLETLSKNVGTTKNILSLLFDSIPEQRSCLCHKAFEEAQF, via the coding sequence ATATTGATAGAACAGGCAGAGATAGGAATCTTTGGAGGGACTGGAATATATGATTCAGGCCTTCTTACAGAAAGCAAAGAAATTACAATAGACACGCCATTTGGTAAGACTTCAGATTCCATAACAGTTGGAATTTACAAGGGGAGAAAAGTTGCATTCATGCCAAGACATGGTAAAAAACACACCATTCCACCTCACTTGATAAACTTTAGAGCAAATATCTGGGCATTCAAAGAGATGGGAATTAAGAGAATCATAGCACCATCGGCAGTTGGAAGTCTCAGAGAGGAATTAAAACCCGGGGATGTGGTGCTTCCATCACAGTTTATAGATTTTACAAAATCAAGAAAATATACGCTTTATGAAGACACCAAAGTCATTCACATATCAGTGGCTGATCCATTTTGCCCTGAGCTTCAAAGTGTTGTTTACAATATAACAAAGAAAATGAATTTGCATGTTCATAAAGATGCTACATACATTTGCATTGAGGGGCCAAGGTTTTCAACAAGAGCAGAATCAAAATTCTATAAAAATGTAATAGGTGCAGACATTATAGGTATGACGCTAGTTCCAGAATGCCAGCTTGCACGAGAAGCCCAGATGTGTTATGTATCAATTTCCACAGTAACAGATTACGATGTATGGGCAGACAAGCCAGTTACTGCAAGGGAAGTCCTAGAAACCTTGTCTAAAAATGTAGGAACGACAAAGAACATACTGTCATTGCTTTTTGATTCAATACCAGAACAGCGCAGTTGTCTATGTCACAAGGCATTTGAAGAAGCCCAGTTCTAG
- a CDS encoding helix-turn-helix domain-containing protein yields MSVNIDTVEENIVSELRLSPIQSKVYVLVVKKGKMSAKDIANDLNISEDDAHQVATSLIQNGGFIDITKTEFESMHPRFAVVNMYRRMCERENISFKKNLLVDNISIVLEKPYDDARTKYNR; encoded by the coding sequence ATGAGTGTCAATATTGATACTGTTGAGGAAAATATTGTCTCAGAGCTTAGGTTGTCTCCAATACAGTCCAAAGTTTATGTCTTGGTTGTAAAAAAAGGCAAAATGTCTGCCAAAGACATAGCAAATGATCTGAACATATCTGAAGATGATGCACATCAAGTAGCAACAAGTCTCATTCAAAATGGAGGCTTTATTGATATCACGAAAACAGAGTTTGAATCAATGCATCCTAGATTTGCTGTTGTGAATATGTATAGAAGAATGTGTGAAAGAGAAAATATTTCATTTAAGAAGAATCTCTTGGTAGATAACATTTCAATTGTTTTAGAAAAACCATATGATGATGCAAGAACTAAATATAACCGATAA
- a CDS encoding UbiX family flavin prenyltransferase, translated as MRLIIGLTGSSGVIYGVRMLEVLKQCNVDVHLIMTEWAKKCIVLETDYDLKYVKSLAGHYSDDSNMAASVSSGTHKTDGMIIIPCTMKTLSSIANGYEETLVARAAGVTMKESRKLVLVPRETPLTSIHLENMLKLSRIGVIVLPAMPGFYNRPKNIDDILNHVVGKCLDQFGIEHNLFKRWETT; from the coding sequence ATGAGATTAATCATAGGGTTAACTGGAAGTTCAGGAGTCATATATGGTGTAAGAATGCTAGAAGTTCTCAAGCAATGCAATGTCGATGTTCATTTAATCATGACAGAGTGGGCAAAGAAATGCATTGTATTAGAAACTGATTATGATTTGAAATATGTAAAATCATTAGCGGGACACTATTCAGATGATTCAAACATGGCTGCAAGTGTTTCAAGTGGAACACACAAGACAGATGGCATGATAATTATTCCCTGTACCATGAAGACACTTTCGAGCATTGCCAATGGATATGAAGAGACTCTGGTTGCCCGAGCTGCCGGAGTTACCATGAAGGAATCTCGCAAGCTGGTTCTAGTTCCAAGAGAGACTCCACTTACCAGCATTCATCTTGAAAATATGCTCAAGCTTTCAAGAATTGGAGTAATCGTATTACCAGCCATGCCAGGTTTTTACAACAGACCAAAGAACATTGATGATATTTTGAATCATGTTGTAGGAAAATGCTTGGATCAATTTGGAATTGAGCACAACCTGTTTAAAAGATGGGAAACTACCTGA
- a CDS encoding Hsp20/alpha crystallin family protein: protein MLSLRSSQGYVNFILIGIAAMIMIYWVRVLKKMTVESTPQYTPKEADTKNWVYDLIKGEKEIIFVAEVPGPEDQVTVRLIDKILYVRGSGHFSKEVPIETTPDMGIHDFKYRNGVLTLRIKKLETL, encoded by the coding sequence ATGCTTTCACTTAGATCTTCACAGGGGTATGTCAATTTCATACTTATTGGAATAGCTGCTATGATCATGATCTATTGGGTAAGAGTATTAAAAAAAATGACAGTAGAGAGTACTCCACAATATACACCAAAGGAAGCAGACACAAAGAACTGGGTGTATGACCTCATAAAGGGAGAAAAGGAAATAATATTTGTAGCAGAAGTACCAGGTCCAGAGGATCAGGTAACTGTCAGATTGATTGACAAGATTCTATATGTACGAGGCTCGGGACACTTTTCAAAAGAAGTTCCAATTGAGACAACGCCAGACATGGGAATTCATGATTTCAAATACAGAAATGGTGTTCTCACCCTACGAATTAAAAAATTAGAAACTCTTTGA
- a CDS encoding DNA topoisomerase IV subunit A: protein MLEQQGLSIYENLDKGKFPQFVIPSRSVSNIVYDKKIRQYILGSANAVRSSRNMSQLRSYTQLAWLAFFVNRLVREGKSSTLRDIYYSSQAFSIDFEDQPESDNIIVDLEAVLTSPREEFHIFPEERSSVFGDLTIEYTVPGYEGKRMNLSDHPDGYLIGPSLSSAELVDTSAELVIAIEKGGLFTRFVEEKVHKKFKSIIVDTAGQAPRSTRNLLRRLNTEMGLPVVILADGDVYGEHIAMVIKSGSANAAHLRELTVPDAKWLGVWATDIEKYKLPTIPMTESDIKRIYDLQKDPRYQEGNWKKQLEVFLKLKRKAELEAFSKYGLTNITDKYLPAKLEESKSF, encoded by the coding sequence ATGTTGGAACAACAGGGTCTTAGCATATATGAAAATCTAGACAAGGGAAAATTTCCACAATTTGTTATACCAAGTAGATCTGTAAGCAATATTGTTTATGATAAAAAAATAAGACAATACATTTTGGGTAGTGCTAACGCTGTTCGCAGTTCACGAAACATGTCCCAGTTACGTTCTTACACACAGCTTGCATGGCTTGCCTTCTTTGTAAACAGGTTGGTGCGAGAGGGAAAATCATCTACATTGCGAGACATTTACTATTCATCACAGGCATTTAGCATTGATTTTGAGGATCAGCCAGAGTCTGACAATATAATTGTGGACCTTGAAGCTGTACTCACAAGCCCGCGTGAAGAGTTTCACATATTTCCTGAAGAACGAAGCAGTGTATTTGGTGACCTGACAATAGAATACACTGTTCCAGGATATGAAGGAAAGAGAATGAATCTGTCAGATCATCCTGATGGATATTTAATAGGTCCAAGTTTGAGCAGTGCTGAACTTGTTGATACTAGTGCAGAACTTGTAATTGCCATAGAAAAGGGCGGTCTTTTTACAAGATTCGTAGAAGAAAAAGTTCATAAAAAATTCAAATCTATAATTGTAGACACTGCCGGTCAAGCTCCTAGGTCAACAAGAAATCTTTTGAGAAGGTTGAACACTGAAATGGGGTTACCTGTTGTTATATTGGCTGATGGTGATGTATATGGTGAACACATTGCAATGGTAATAAAATCTGGTTCTGCAAATGCAGCTCACTTGAGGGAACTAACTGTACCAGATGCCAAGTGGTTGGGTGTCTGGGCAACTGACATTGAAAAATATAAACTTCCTACAATTCCCATGACTGAATCTGACATAAAGCGAATCTATGACCTTCAAAAAGATCCTAGATATCAAGAAGGAAACTGGAAAAAACAGCTCGAGGTCTTTCTCAAGTTGAAGAGAAAGGCAGAACTTGAGGCATTCTCAAAGTATGGTCTTACTAATATTACAGACAAATATCTTCCAGCAAAACTAGAAGAATCAAAGAGTTTCTAA
- a CDS encoding DNA topoisomerase VI subunit B produces the protein MSKEVFSQISPSEFFYRNRDLAGFSNPTRSLYTSVREFVENALDACDHRKILPDIHLSIKAVNPEQADPKHYILTVKDNGPGIDPEHIPLAFGTVLYGSKFGLKQARGMFGLGATMAILYGQITTNKPVTVKSCSDGKSLDEFVMLLDIQKNKPVIQKHTTKEGSKTGLTVSIVLEGDYSKAGSKIRDYVYQTSLITPYASITFEDPAGEKFHYVRIVKDMPRPPTVIKPHPHGIDVETIRRMITDTHYQIPTIDNKMIDKVKKELSLKKNLPPKEILERAQKRWSDISKPVRTVISVMSFLNIDFEGLQKIRIDDIDVANKTITYWDFGESQSHAVELSPESPYYKQLASTVQGDTLLTFLTKRFQRVGPTTAEKFCEFAKFKPDKRIGSMTNEELVKLADALQKFEEFLAPDPSCLAPLGEEPLSKGIMKFFNPEFAAVWQRNASAYSGFPFVVEMGIAYGGDIPPNGLKVYRFANRIPLLYDEGSDVVLKIVNETEWTRYKIKGDPPLVIVSHICSTRIPYKTVGKENVADRPELERELKNALQYLARKLAVHMSRQGAADMAKKRANLYSKYVPLIAQFATELAGKKKEPNYNQLIRMGSEIEEQV, from the coding sequence TTGAGTAAAGAAGTCTTTAGCCAAATATCTCCAAGCGAATTCTTTTACAGAAATAGAGACCTTGCAGGATTTAGTAATCCCACTAGATCGCTTTATACTTCAGTTAGAGAATTTGTGGAAAATGCACTTGACGCATGTGACCACCGGAAAATACTTCCTGATATTCATCTCTCGATAAAAGCCGTCAATCCAGAACAAGCAGATCCAAAACACTACATCTTGACTGTAAAAGATAATGGTCCGGGAATTGATCCTGAACACATTCCACTTGCTTTTGGTACTGTTCTTTATGGATCCAAGTTTGGTCTCAAACAAGCAAGAGGTATGTTTGGTCTTGGTGCTACGATGGCCATACTCTATGGTCAGATCACTACTAACAAACCCGTGACTGTGAAGAGTTGCTCTGATGGAAAATCACTTGATGAGTTTGTGATGTTGCTTGACATCCAGAAAAACAAACCAGTCATACAAAAACATACAACAAAAGAAGGATCAAAGACAGGTCTCACAGTAAGTATTGTTCTTGAAGGAGATTACTCAAAAGCAGGATCCAAAATCAGAGATTATGTATACCAAACTTCCTTGATCACACCTTATGCATCAATAACATTTGAAGATCCGGCTGGAGAAAAATTTCATTATGTAAGAATTGTAAAAGATATGCCTCGTCCTCCCACCGTTATCAAACCTCATCCACATGGTATTGATGTTGAGACCATTAGAAGAATGATTACTGATACACATTATCAGATTCCAACTATAGACAATAAGATGATTGACAAAGTCAAAAAAGAATTGAGCTTGAAAAAAAATCTACCACCAAAAGAAATACTAGAGCGTGCACAGAAACGCTGGTCTGACATATCAAAACCCGTACGAACTGTAATCTCTGTCATGTCATTTCTGAATATTGATTTTGAAGGGCTGCAAAAAATTAGGATCGATGATATCGATGTTGCAAATAAAACCATTACATATTGGGACTTTGGAGAATCACAGTCTCATGCAGTGGAATTAAGCCCCGAGAGTCCATATTACAAACAACTTGCAAGTACTGTTCAGGGTGATACACTTCTCACATTCTTGACAAAACGATTTCAGAGGGTTGGACCAACAACTGCTGAAAAATTCTGTGAATTTGCCAAGTTCAAGCCAGACAAAAGAATAGGCAGCATGACAAACGAAGAATTGGTAAAACTAGCTGATGCACTTCAAAAATTCGAGGAATTTCTTGCACCTGATCCTAGCTGCTTGGCGCCTCTTGGGGAAGAACCACTCTCAAAAGGGATAATGAAGTTTTTCAACCCAGAGTTTGCAGCAGTTTGGCAACGCAATGCATCTGCATATTCCGGATTTCCATTCGTAGTCGAAATGGGTATTGCTTATGGTGGGGATATCCCACCAAACGGGCTCAAAGTTTACCGTTTCGCAAATCGTATACCACTCTTGTATGATGAGGGAAGTGATGTGGTACTTAAGATAGTTAACGAAACTGAATGGACTAGATATAAAATAAAAGGAGATCCGCCTCTTGTCATAGTATCACATATTTGTTCCACTAGAATCCCTTACAAGACTGTAGGAAAAGAAAATGTAGCAGATAGGCCCGAGCTTGAAAGAGAATTAAAGAATGCGTTACAGTACTTGGCAAGAAAGCTAGCTGTTCACATGTCGCGACAAGGGGCTGCGGACATGGCAAAAAAGCGAGCAAATCTTTATTCAAAATATGTACCACTCATTGCACAATTTGCTACTGAACTTGCTGGCAAGAAAAAAGAACCAAATTATAACCAACTAATAAGGATGGGAAGTGAGATTGAAGAACAAGTCTAG
- a CDS encoding KH domain-containing protein, whose product MIFEKIILIPVDRVGVLIGKSGKIKTKIEKICSVSLTIDGQTGETVIKGVGNVENIMPFKAEEIVMAIGRGFSAENAMSLVQEETSLHIMDLRQFAGKSSAQIERIKSRIIGEGGRVRKNIEDLSGAKVSVYGRTVAIIGDGIQLKSAVNAITSISSGSTHGKVYNDLQESRRRQKLEKLQLWEGGNILE is encoded by the coding sequence ATGATTTTTGAGAAAATCATACTAATTCCAGTTGATCGTGTTGGTGTACTGATTGGAAAATCTGGAAAGATAAAAACCAAAATAGAAAAAATTTGTTCTGTCTCATTAACCATTGATGGTCAAACAGGCGAGACAGTCATAAAGGGAGTGGGTAACGTTGAAAATATAATGCCATTTAAGGCTGAAGAAATTGTAATGGCCATAGGTCGTGGATTCTCAGCGGAGAATGCAATGAGTCTTGTTCAGGAGGAAACCTCGCTACATATCATGGATCTGCGCCAGTTTGCTGGAAAATCATCTGCCCAAATTGAGCGGATAAAGAGCAGAATAATAGGCGAGGGTGGTCGTGTTAGGAAAAACATAGAAGACCTAAGCGGCGCCAAAGTATCTGTTTATGGTAGAACTGTTGCCATAATTGGCGATGGAATACAGCTGAAATCTGCTGTAAACGCAATAACATCTATTTCAAGTGGTAGCACACATGGAAAAGTTTACAACGATCTCCAAGAGTCACGACGTAGACAAAAATTAGAAAAACTCCAACTTTGGGAGGGTGGAAACATACTTGAGTAA
- a CDS encoding serine protein kinase RIO, whose translation MSEDSVDEFNEVHEEHNLDSLELNDESEDSSPEESDLGLQDKLAKKMNLRLAGKERARKTEKEIFDKDKVLEAVFDKPTVMLLSRMINNGIISYVNGAVGAGKESQMYWAVDPSGQDLAVKIYLVTTSNFKRRYPYLIGDPRFTRIKKGTRSLVELWAKKEFRNLSKSFNTGIPCPEPITVVKNILVMKFIGSNGVPSPTLVESEVDYTDYEKTIEIISDLYQKAELVHADLSEFNIFKTEKGPVVFDFGSAVDIRHPKTKEFLERDISNITKFFVKRGLTVDNPIDVFERVTK comes from the coding sequence ATGAGTGAAGATTCTGTAGATGAGTTCAACGAAGTCCACGAGGAGCATAACTTGGACTCGTTGGAATTAAATGATGAATCTGAAGATTCAAGTCCTGAAGAATCTGATTTAGGATTGCAAGACAAACTTGCAAAAAAGATGAACCTCAGACTTGCCGGAAAAGAGAGGGCAAGAAAAACTGAGAAGGAAATATTCGATAAAGACAAAGTACTCGAAGCAGTGTTTGATAAACCAACTGTGATGCTTCTCTCGCGAATGATAAACAATGGCATCATCTCATATGTCAACGGAGCAGTAGGTGCAGGAAAAGAATCTCAAATGTATTGGGCAGTTGATCCTTCTGGTCAAGATCTTGCTGTAAAAATTTATCTTGTTACTACCTCTAACTTTAAGAGGCGTTATCCTTATCTTATAGGTGATCCCCGATTTACACGAATAAAAAAAGGAACCAGATCTCTTGTAGAGTTGTGGGCAAAAAAAGAATTCCGTAATTTAAGCAAATCTTTTAACACTGGAATACCATGTCCAGAACCAATTACCGTGGTAAAAAATATTCTAGTAATGAAATTTATAGGATCTAATGGTGTTCCATCACCTACGTTGGTTGAATCAGAAGTGGATTACACAGATTATGAAAAGACAATAGAAATCATTTCTGATCTATATCAAAAAGCAGAACTGGTACACGCTGATCTTTCAGAATTTAATATTTTCAAGACAGAAAAAGGACCTGTGGTTTTTGATTTTGGATCGGCAGTAGATATAAGACATCCTAAGACAAAAGAATTTCTTGAAAGAGATATTAGTAATATTACCAAATTCTTTGTTAAGAGAGGACTTACAGTGGACAATCCAATTGATGTATTTGAGAGGGTTACAAAATGA
- the eif1A gene encoding translation initiation factor eIF-1A, whose protein sequence is MGKRKVLNESELKEMQLPGEGELLGRVVKLLGSDHILVRCTDDKTRMGRIRGKLKRKIWIRDNDVVTIAPWDFKSDDRGDITWRYTLSQVDMLKQKGLLPQDF, encoded by the coding sequence TTGGGTAAGCGAAAAGTACTAAACGAAAGTGAATTGAAGGAAATGCAATTACCTGGAGAAGGTGAACTATTGGGAAGAGTTGTAAAACTTTTGGGCAGTGATCATATACTTGTAAGATGCACTGATGACAAGACCCGAATGGGTAGAATTAGAGGAAAACTGAAGAGAAAAATCTGGATAAGGGATAATGATGTTGTAACAATCGCTCCATGGGATTTCAAATCTGATGATCGCGGAGACATTACTTGGAGATATACCCTGTCACAAGTTGATATGTTAAAACAAAAGGGACTATTGCCGCAAGATTTCTGA
- a CDS encoding DUF424 domain-containing protein, which translates to MNFAVKIVNQKSNRMLNICDAELVGRTVRQSDLDITITKSYYGDRIIDEKEAESLLRTSSIINMVGKKTIDLSIKIGIGSAKGVKEIEGVPFLIVFKF; encoded by the coding sequence ATGAATTTCGCAGTTAAGATAGTGAATCAAAAAAGCAATAGGATGCTAAATATCTGTGATGCAGAATTAGTTGGTAGAACAGTTAGGCAATCTGATCTAGATATAACCATTACCAAGAGTTACTATGGAGACCGTATAATCGACGAAAAAGAAGCAGAATCTCTTCTGCGAACTTCTTCAATAATCAACATGGTTGGTAAAAAAACAATTGATCTTTCAATAAAAATAGGGATAGGATCTGCAAAAGGTGTGAAAGAAATTGAGGGTGTTCCTTTTCTTATTGTTTTCAAATTTTGA
- a CDS encoding translation initiation factor IF-2 subunit beta — protein MTKAEYEKLLKNIQDKVSQTKTSSTSRFELPKVDIMWQGNRTFFRNFSEFPKILRRDPEKLLQYLSKEFATPAQFGGDKAVFVGKKDPHEFSALLNRYLKEYVECPTCKSPDTRVEKENRVTLLKCEACGARSPLKGQYA, from the coding sequence TTGACAAAAGCCGAATACGAAAAATTACTAAAGAACATCCAAGATAAAGTGTCTCAGACTAAGACTAGCTCTACATCAAGATTTGAACTTCCCAAAGTAGATATCATGTGGCAAGGAAATAGAACATTTTTCAGAAATTTTTCAGAATTTCCAAAAATACTACGAAGAGATCCTGAAAAACTTTTACAATATCTATCAAAAGAGTTTGCAACACCTGCACAGTTTGGAGGAGACAAAGCAGTCTTTGTGGGCAAAAAAGATCCTCATGAATTTTCAGCACTTTTGAATAGATATCTCAAGGAATATGTTGAATGCCCCACTTGTAAAAGTCCAGATACAAGGGTTGAAAAAGAAAATAGAGTGACACTTCTCAAGTGTGAAGCATGCGGAGCAAGATCCCCTCTAAAGGGTCAATATGCGTAA